A genomic segment from Acuticoccus sediminis encodes:
- the hisD gene encoding histidinol dehydrogenase, whose translation MRRLDTSDASFADDFAALLADQREFSADVTSVVDQVLTDVKTRGDAAVAEYTRRFDRVDFAATPMAVTAEEIAAARAAVPDDVIEALKFARDRIAVFHEKQLPSNERFTDPVGATLGWRWTPLASVGLYVPGGRAAYPSSLLMNAVPARVAGVKRLVMVVPAPDGHLEPVVLAAAEIAGVTEIYRIGGAQAIGALAYGTESIRAVDKIVGPGNAYVAAAKRQVFGTVGIDMVAGPSEVVIVADDSAPADVIAADLLAQAEHDEVAQSILITASPTLAGEVDEAVAAQLEVLPRRAVAEASWRDHGAIIIVEGEDEAAALVDRLAPEHLELAVADPDALAEKVTQAGAIFLGAMTPEAIGDYVAGPNHVLPTSRSARFSSGLSVFDFLKRTTLLGLDRAALEALAGPAMTLAASEGLDAHRLSIARRLRAS comes from the coding sequence ATGCGCCGGCTCGACACTTCCGACGCGTCCTTCGCGGACGACTTCGCCGCGCTCCTCGCCGACCAGCGCGAGTTCTCCGCGGATGTCACGTCCGTCGTGGACCAGGTGCTGACCGACGTGAAGACGCGCGGCGACGCGGCCGTCGCCGAGTACACCAGGCGCTTCGACCGGGTGGACTTCGCCGCGACGCCGATGGCCGTCACCGCCGAGGAGATCGCCGCCGCGCGCGCCGCGGTGCCTGACGACGTGATCGAGGCGCTGAAGTTCGCGCGCGACCGGATCGCCGTCTTCCACGAGAAGCAGCTCCCCTCGAACGAGCGGTTCACCGATCCCGTCGGGGCGACGCTCGGATGGCGCTGGACGCCCCTCGCGTCGGTCGGGCTCTACGTCCCGGGCGGGCGCGCGGCCTATCCGAGCTCGCTTCTGATGAACGCCGTCCCGGCGAGGGTCGCGGGCGTGAAGCGCCTCGTCATGGTCGTTCCGGCGCCGGACGGGCACCTGGAGCCCGTCGTGCTGGCCGCGGCCGAGATCGCCGGCGTCACCGAGATCTACCGGATCGGCGGGGCGCAGGCGATCGGCGCGCTCGCCTACGGGACCGAGAGCATCCGTGCTGTGGACAAGATCGTCGGCCCCGGCAACGCCTACGTGGCGGCGGCCAAGCGACAGGTCTTCGGCACCGTCGGCATCGACATGGTGGCGGGCCCGTCCGAGGTGGTCATCGTCGCCGACGACAGCGCGCCGGCCGACGTCATCGCCGCGGATCTCCTCGCCCAGGCCGAACACGACGAGGTCGCGCAGTCGATCCTCATCACCGCCAGCCCGACCCTCGCCGGCGAGGTCGACGAGGCGGTGGCGGCCCAGCTCGAGGTGCTGCCGCGCCGCGCCGTCGCGGAGGCGAGCTGGCGCGACCATGGCGCCATCATCATCGTCGAGGGCGAGGACGAGGCGGCCGCGCTGGTCGATCGTCTCGCCCCCGAGCACCTGGAACTCGCCGTCGCCGATCCCGACGCGCTGGCCGAGAAGGTGACGCAGGCCGGGGCGATCTTCCTCGGCGCGATGACACCCGAGGCGATCGGCGACTACGTCGCCGGGCCGAACCACGTGCTGCCGACGAGCCGCTCCGCGCGCTTCTCGTCCGGCCTCTCGGTGTTCGACTTCCTGAAGCGCACGACGCTGCTGGGCCTCGACCGCGCCGCCCTCGAGGCGCTCGCCGGGCCGGCGATGACGCTCGCCGCATCCGAGGGGCTCGACGCGCACCGCCTGTCGATCGCCCGCCGGCTCAGGGCCTCATGA
- a CDS encoding HPr family phosphocarrier protein produces the protein MSDTGEPIHSNDNEAHHLTLTLVNRRGLHARAAARFVRELEFFRADVAVSRDGQTVDGRSIMGLLMLGVPCGQTISLTVTGPEAAAAAAALTALVNDGFGERD, from the coding sequence ATGAGCGATACGGGCGAGCCGATCCACAGCAACGACAACGAGGCGCATCACCTGACGCTGACGCTGGTGAACCGCCGTGGCCTGCACGCCCGTGCCGCCGCCCGCTTCGTGCGTGAGCTGGAGTTCTTCCGCGCCGACGTCGCCGTCTCGCGCGACGGCCAGACGGTGGACGGGCGCTCCATCATGGGCCTCCTGATGCTGGGCGTTCCCTGCGGCCAGACGATCTCGCTGACTGTCACCGGTCCGGAGGCGGCCGCCGCGGCCGCCGCGCTCACCGCGCTCGTCAACGACGGCTTCGGCGAGCGGGACTGA
- a CDS encoding DUF2948 family protein — protein sequence MTPSPHPVKMFALDDEDLAVVSAHVQDAVAKVADIRWSPADGHFAIPMNRFAWELTADRKSRRRGDERRRAVLSFARVKRAQVTGVAPGDKETVLSILAVVFEEGETPAGTISIVCSGDVMIRLEVECIEAQLTDLGGAWSASMRPKHAVGR from the coding sequence ATGACGCCGTCTCCTCATCCCGTGAAGATGTTCGCGCTCGACGACGAGGACCTCGCGGTCGTGTCCGCTCATGTGCAGGACGCGGTCGCCAAGGTGGCGGACATTCGCTGGTCGCCGGCGGACGGTCACTTCGCAATTCCCATGAACCGGTTCGCCTGGGAGCTGACCGCGGATCGCAAGTCGCGGCGCCGCGGCGACGAACGGCGCCGTGCGGTGCTGTCGTTCGCGCGGGTGAAGCGGGCGCAGGTGACCGGTGTCGCCCCGGGCGACAAGGAAACCGTGCTGTCGATCCTCGCCGTCGTGTTCGAGGAGGGCGAGACGCCCGCCGGCACCATCTCCATCGTCTGCTCGGGCGACGTCATGATCCGCCTCGAGGTGGAATGCATCGAGGCGCAGCTCACCGACCTCGGCGGCGCCTGGAGCGCCTCCATGCGGCCCAAGCACGCGGTCGGCCGCTGA
- a CDS encoding UPF0262 family protein — translation MTEPTNARLIAVTLDEASIDRGTPDVEHERAVAVYDLLEENVFRPSGLGEGPYRLVLSIQENRLVFTVQDEAGGHLVSHMLSLTPLRKVVKDYFLICESYFSAIRTAAPAQIEAIDMGRRGVHDEGSRLLAERLEGKIEVDHDTARRLFTLICALHFKG, via the coding sequence ATGACCGAGCCGACCAACGCCCGGCTGATCGCGGTGACGCTGGACGAGGCGTCGATCGACCGCGGGACGCCGGATGTCGAGCACGAGCGGGCCGTCGCGGTCTACGATCTCCTGGAGGAGAACGTCTTCCGTCCGTCCGGTCTCGGTGAGGGGCCCTATCGGCTGGTCCTGTCGATCCAGGAGAACCGGCTCGTCTTCACCGTGCAGGACGAGGCGGGCGGACACCTCGTCTCGCACATGCTCTCGCTGACTCCGCTGCGAAAGGTGGTGAAGGACTACTTCCTCATCTGCGAGAGCTACTTCTCGGCCATCCGCACCGCGGCTCCGGCGCAGATCGAGGCGATCGACATGGGTCGCCGCGGTGTGCACGACGAGGGCTCGCGCCTCCTCGCCGAACGCCTGGAGGGCAAGATCGAGGTGGATCACGATACCGCACGCCGGTTGTTCACCCTGATCTGCGCGCTGCATTTCAAGGGTTGA
- a CDS encoding HPr kinase/phosphorylase, with amino-acid sequence MTGSVHACAVALDGHGLLIRGPAGAGKSTLARALVAHWTGLGRFARLVADDHVALELRGGRLVARVPHRIEGLVEVHGVGILPVRHLAAVRLTHIVDLVARPERMPEEGAETCVIDGVGLAALCLSQRSTTASVLAVAAVLAADGLTCAPLAPQRPPT; translated from the coding sequence ATGACCGGATCCGTTCATGCCTGCGCGGTCGCGCTCGACGGGCACGGCCTCCTCATCCGCGGGCCGGCGGGCGCCGGAAAGTCCACGCTCGCCCGCGCCCTCGTCGCGCACTGGACCGGCCTTGGCCGGTTCGCGCGCCTTGTCGCCGACGACCACGTCGCCCTCGAGCTGCGTGGCGGGCGACTCGTCGCCCGGGTGCCGCACCGGATCGAGGGTCTCGTGGAGGTCCACGGCGTCGGCATCCTGCCAGTGCGCCACCTCGCCGCGGTCCGCCTGACCCACATCGTGGATCTCGTCGCGCGGCCCGAGCGGATGCCGGAGGAAGGGGCCGAGACCTGCGTCATCGACGGCGTCGGACTGGCCGCACTGTGCCTTTCCCAGCGCAGCACGACTGCTTCCGTGCTCGCGGTGGCCGCTGTTCTCGCCGCCGACGGGTTGACGTGCGCACCGCTCGCGCCACAACGTCCGCCGACATAG
- the infA gene encoding translation initiation factor IF-1: protein MAKEEVLEFPGQVTELLPNATFRVKLENDHEIIAHTAGRMRKNRIRVLAGDRVLVEMTPYDLTKGRITYRYK, encoded by the coding sequence ATGGCGAAAGAGGAAGTGTTGGAGTTCCCCGGTCAAGTGACCGAACTCCTCCCCAACGCGACGTTCCGCGTCAAGCTTGAGAATGATCACGAAATTATTGCGCATACTGCTGGTCGGATGCGGAAGAATCGCATTCGTGTGCTTGCCGGCGACCGTGTGTTGGTGGAAATGACCCCGTACGACCTGACCAAGGGTCGCATTACATACCGTTATAAGTGA
- a CDS encoding arsenate reductase ArsC, with amino-acid sequence MRAAFQGLSVGSGPSSILFVCRHNAIRSPMAAALARQASPNTYIRSAGLETGQADPFAVAVMAEKGLDISKRKPRSLEELNDTSFDLVVTLAPEAHHHVLDLARTQSFDVVYWPTLDPSGAQGSREQILESYRSVRDALDHQVNELFAQT; translated from the coding sequence CTGCGCGCTGCATTTCAAGGGTTGAGCGTGGGCAGCGGGCCAAGCTCCATCCTGTTCGTCTGCCGACACAATGCGATTCGCTCGCCCATGGCCGCCGCGCTTGCACGCCAGGCCTCGCCGAATACATATATCCGGTCGGCAGGTCTGGAGACGGGCCAGGCGGACCCCTTCGCCGTCGCCGTGATGGCCGAGAAGGGGCTCGACATTTCAAAGCGTAAGCCGCGGTCGCTGGAGGAGCTCAACGACACCTCCTTCGACCTCGTCGTCACGCTGGCCCCCGAGGCGCACCACCACGTTCTCGATCTGGCGCGCACCCAGAGCTTCGACGTCGTCTACTGGCCGACGCTCGACCCGTCCGGCGCTCAGGGGTCGCGAGAACAGATCCTTGAGAGCTACCGTTCCGTGCGGGATGCCCTCGATCATCAGGTGAATGAGCTGTTTGCTCAAACTTGA
- a CDS encoding PTS sugar transporter subunit IIA, with amino-acid sequence MIGLVLVTHGRLAQELRAALEHVVGAQEAVEPISIEPDDDIEQRRADIVDAVSRVDRGQGVVILTDMFGGTPSNLAISVMPQGQIEVIAGVNLPMLVKLSSARATMSLTEAVAAAKEAGIKYISVASHVLSGK; translated from the coding sequence TTGATCGGATTGGTGCTCGTCACGCATGGACGACTGGCCCAGGAGCTTCGCGCTGCGCTCGAGCATGTGGTCGGTGCACAGGAAGCTGTCGAGCCGATCTCCATCGAGCCTGACGACGATATCGAACAGCGCCGGGCCGACATCGTCGACGCGGTCAGCCGGGTCGATCGCGGCCAGGGTGTCGTGATCCTGACCGACATGTTCGGCGGCACGCCGTCGAACCTCGCCATCTCGGTGATGCCTCAGGGGCAGATCGAGGTGATCGCCGGCGTGAACCTGCCGATGCTGGTCAAGCTGTCCTCCGCCCGGGCGACCATGAGCCTCACCGAGGCCGTGGCCGCGGCGAAGGAAGCGGGAATCAAGTACATCAGCGTTGCGTCCCACGTTCTGTCGGGCAAATGA
- the murA gene encoding UDP-N-acetylglucosamine 1-carboxyvinyltransferase yields the protein MDRIRITGGAPLEGSIPISGAKNAALPLMIASLLTDETLTLQNVPRLADVQKLFHILANHGVDTAFQGKRTGEDELSGQTVNLTARAIVDTTAPYELVSTMRASFWVIGPLLARMGEARVSLPGGCAIGTRPVDFFIEGLKALGADIEIERGYVVAQARAGLIGNRVRLPKPSVGATHTLLMAATLARGETVIENAAREPEIVDLADCLIQMGAKIEGHGTGTIFIEGVPRLYGARHRVLPDRIETGTYALATAMAGGDVTLEGATADHLERPLELMRLAGAEIDVTNRGLRIRRNGHGIAAVDAETEPYPGFPTDLQAQFMAVMCAGKGTSHVTETIFENRFMHVQELVRLGAKISLNGQTATIEGVDRLKGAPVMATDLRASVSLVIAGLAAEGETEVSRIYHLDRGFERLEQKLSRCGAQIERVSG from the coding sequence ATGGACCGCATCCGCATTACCGGTGGCGCACCGCTCGAAGGATCGATTCCGATCTCCGGCGCGAAAAACGCTGCGCTGCCGCTGATGATCGCGTCCCTCCTCACCGACGAGACCCTCACGCTGCAGAACGTCCCGCGCCTCGCGGACGTGCAGAAGCTCTTCCATATCCTCGCCAACCACGGTGTCGACACCGCCTTCCAGGGCAAGCGCACCGGCGAGGACGAGCTGAGCGGGCAGACCGTCAATCTGACCGCCCGCGCCATCGTCGACACGACGGCTCCCTACGAGCTGGTGTCCACCATGCGCGCCTCCTTCTGGGTCATCGGCCCGCTGCTCGCCCGGATGGGCGAGGCGCGCGTGTCGCTGCCGGGCGGCTGCGCCATCGGCACCCGCCCGGTGGACTTCTTCATCGAGGGTCTCAAGGCGCTCGGCGCCGACATCGAGATCGAGCGCGGCTACGTGGTCGCCCAGGCTCGCGCCGGGCTGATCGGCAACCGCGTGCGGCTGCCCAAGCCGTCCGTCGGCGCCACCCATACGCTGCTGATGGCGGCAACGCTCGCCCGCGGCGAGACGGTGATCGAGAACGCCGCCCGCGAGCCGGAGATCGTCGACCTCGCCGACTGCCTCATCCAGATGGGCGCGAAGATCGAGGGGCATGGCACCGGCACGATCTTCATCGAGGGCGTGCCGCGGCTCTATGGCGCGCGCCACCGCGTGCTGCCCGACCGGATCGAGACCGGCACCTATGCGCTGGCGACCGCGATGGCCGGCGGCGACGTGACCCTCGAGGGCGCGACCGCTGACCACCTGGAGCGCCCGCTCGAGCTGATGCGCCTCGCCGGGGCGGAGATCGACGTCACCAACCGTGGCCTCCGCATCCGCCGCAACGGGCACGGCATCGCCGCGGTGGACGCCGAAACGGAGCCCTATCCCGGCTTCCCGACCGACCTGCAGGCGCAGTTCATGGCGGTGATGTGCGCCGGCAAGGGGACGAGCCACGTCACCGAGACCATCTTCGAGAACCGCTTCATGCACGTTCAGGAGCTGGTCCGTCTCGGCGCGAAGATTTCCCTCAACGGACAGACCGCCACCATCGAGGGCGTCGACAGGCTGAAGGGCGCGCCGGTGATGGCGACGGACCTCCGCGCCTCCGTGAGCCTCGTGATCGCCGGACTCGCCGCCGAGGGCGAGACGGAGGTTTCCCGCATCTACCACCTCGACCGCGGCTTCGAGCGGCTGGAGCAGAAGCTGTCGCGCTGCGGCGCGCAGATCGAGCGCGTTTCCGGCTGA
- a CDS encoding putative bifunctional diguanylate cyclase/phosphodiesterase: MPVSGSSLRRERGFRKIFLLNIVAGLIIAVTFGAGAYKALVYLDRGLSELLTKGARRWVGPMSEAPFIDAVLAGGGAPARLSGRVVGSLRRHGVDEVRIFGPDGRLLWADADTRKRDPLTPAELAAVRADEWSMNVAPGADTGGDAGADTGAHTGADARHYAELMLPIRRGGRSVGALSLRLDITEARSSYLSTTIAAVAIFALLGTVGLLATGANAVLIARQRQDSDQIYHLAHHDPLTGVPNRNRFLAALDRAMLAITSRGGGIALHFVDLDGFKAVNDSLGHAAGDRLLRMVAARITDCMGENDIIARLGGDEFAIVQRDVETREDAVTLAVRMLDAARAIRDLDGVPVSMSLSIGIALAPEHATLSSELQKCADAAVYRAKSAGRDQMVVFEVGMDGELKTRNTLRVMLRHALETEAFELHYQPLHEAETNALLGFEALLRLQDGEGGYISPGKFIPIAEEMGLTPRIGQWVLNEACRTAANWPQKLSIAVNLSPQQFREDLVTVVESALALSGLAAERLELEITESLFIAEPQSVADQLHRLKALGVRVVMDDFGTGYSSLSYLWKFPFDKLKVDRSCFMSLAESESVGEVLRTISAMSGAMNLRVVAEGIETEMQRSFACQAGYDELQGFLCGRPMPREAAMQYILTANVASERPHEDLPAIRPAMLN; the protein is encoded by the coding sequence ATGCCGGTTTCCGGGTCGTCGCTGCGTCGCGAGCGTGGCTTCCGCAAGATCTTCCTTCTCAACATCGTCGCCGGCCTCATCATCGCGGTGACGTTCGGGGCCGGCGCCTACAAGGCGCTCGTCTACCTCGACCGGGGGCTGTCCGAGCTTTTGACGAAGGGGGCCAGGCGCTGGGTCGGGCCGATGAGCGAGGCCCCGTTCATCGACGCCGTCCTCGCCGGAGGCGGAGCGCCCGCGCGCCTGTCCGGTCGCGTCGTCGGGTCGCTGCGCCGTCACGGGGTCGACGAGGTGCGGATCTTCGGGCCGGACGGACGGCTGCTCTGGGCCGACGCCGACACCCGCAAGCGCGATCCGCTCACCCCGGCCGAGCTCGCCGCGGTGCGCGCCGACGAATGGTCGATGAACGTCGCGCCGGGGGCCGACACGGGGGGCGATGCAGGGGCCGACACCGGGGCCCACACGGGGGCGGACGCGCGGCACTATGCCGAGCTGATGCTCCCGATCCGCCGCGGCGGCCGGTCGGTCGGCGCGCTGAGCCTGCGCCTCGACATCACCGAGGCGCGCTCGAGCTACCTGTCGACGACGATCGCCGCGGTCGCGATCTTTGCCCTCCTCGGGACGGTGGGCCTCCTCGCGACGGGGGCGAACGCGGTCCTGATCGCGCGGCAGCGGCAGGATTCCGACCAGATCTACCACCTCGCGCACCACGACCCGCTGACCGGGGTCCCCAACCGCAACCGCTTCCTGGCGGCGCTCGACCGGGCCATGCTGGCGATCACGTCGCGCGGCGGTGGCATCGCGCTCCACTTCGTCGACCTCGACGGTTTCAAGGCCGTCAACGATTCGCTCGGCCACGCCGCGGGCGACAGGCTCCTTCGCATGGTGGCCGCGCGCATCACCGACTGCATGGGCGAGAACGACATCATCGCCCGCCTCGGCGGCGACGAGTTCGCCATTGTCCAGCGGGACGTGGAGACGCGCGAGGACGCCGTGACGCTGGCCGTTCGGATGCTCGACGCCGCGCGCGCCATCCGCGACCTCGACGGTGTGCCCGTCAGCATGTCGCTCAGCATCGGCATCGCCCTCGCGCCTGAGCACGCGACCCTCTCCTCCGAGCTGCAGAAGTGCGCGGACGCTGCCGTCTACCGGGCCAAGAGCGCCGGTCGGGACCAGATGGTGGTGTTCGAGGTTGGCATGGACGGTGAGCTGAAGACCCGCAACACCCTGCGCGTCATGCTGCGCCACGCCCTCGAGACCGAGGCGTTCGAGCTGCACTACCAGCCGCTGCACGAGGCGGAGACGAACGCGCTGCTCGGCTTCGAGGCGCTCCTGCGCCTGCAGGACGGGGAGGGCGGGTACATCTCGCCCGGCAAGTTCATTCCCATCGCCGAGGAGATGGGCCTGACCCCGCGCATCGGCCAATGGGTGCTGAACGAGGCGTGCCGCACCGCCGCGAACTGGCCGCAGAAGCTCTCGATCGCGGTCAACCTGTCGCCCCAGCAGTTCCGGGAGGACCTCGTCACCGTCGTCGAGAGCGCGCTCGCCCTGTCGGGCCTCGCGGCGGAGCGCCTGGAGCTCGAGATCACCGAGTCGCTGTTCATCGCCGAGCCGCAGTCCGTCGCCGACCAGCTCCACCGGCTGAAGGCGCTCGGCGTCCGGGTGGTGATGGACGACTTCGGCACGGGCTATTCGAGCCTCAGCTACCTGTGGAAGTTCCCGTTCGACAAGCTGAAGGTGGACCGGTCGTGCTTCATGTCGCTCGCCGAGTCCGAGAGCGTCGGCGAGGTGCTGCGAACCATCAGCGCGATGAGCGGGGCGATGAACCTGCGCGTGGTGGCGGAGGGCATCGAGACGGAGATGCAGCGCAGCTTCGCCTGCCAGGCCGGATACGACGAGCTGCAGGGCTTCCTCTGCGGCCGCCCGATGCCGCGCGAGGCCGCGATGCAGTATATCCTGACCGCGAACGTCGCCAGCGAGCGCCCCCACGAGGACCTTCCCGCGATCCGGCCGGCCATGCTGAACTGA
- a CDS encoding arsinothricin resistance N-acetyltransferase ArsN1 family B: MGGSGTTIRFASPADAAAIAAIYAPVVAGTAISFEEEIPGEEEMGRRIGAILGPWPYLVAERGGRVVGYAYGSTYRPRAAYRWSAEVTCYVAADARRGGVGGALYSRLVPLLEAQGYRMAFAGITLPNDGSVALHERFGFTHIGTDPSAGHKLGRWWDVGRWARPLKDLGPNPPMPTPIDRLDPALVARILG, from the coding sequence ATGGGCGGCAGCGGGACGACCATCCGCTTCGCATCCCCCGCCGACGCGGCCGCGATCGCCGCCATCTACGCCCCGGTCGTGGCCGGGACGGCGATCTCCTTCGAGGAGGAGATCCCAGGCGAGGAGGAGATGGGCCGGCGCATCGGCGCCATCCTCGGCCCCTGGCCCTACCTCGTCGCCGAGCGCGGCGGCCGTGTCGTCGGCTACGCCTACGGGTCGACCTACCGCCCGCGCGCGGCCTACCGCTGGTCGGCCGAGGTGACGTGCTACGTCGCCGCCGACGCGCGGCGCGGCGGGGTGGGCGGTGCGCTCTACAGCCGCCTCGTGCCGCTCCTCGAGGCGCAGGGCTACCGCATGGCCTTCGCGGGGATCACCCTCCCCAACGACGGCAGCGTCGCGCTGCACGAGCGGTTCGGCTTCACCCACATCGGCACCGACCCCTCGGCGGGCCACAAGCTCGGCCGCTGGTGGGACGTTGGCCGCTGGGCGCGCCCGCTCAAGGACCTCGGCCCCAATCCGCCGATGCCGACGCCCATCGACCGCCTCGACCCCGCGCTCGTCGCCCGGATCCTCGGCTGA